The following are encoded in a window of Sutcliffiella horikoshii genomic DNA:
- a CDS encoding YfkD famly protein — MSSVQAEETKVKADNKKLEVPNSVLDISKDNTYPNPSQDVPYLQPSELSQELIDSSNVKIENPKLIKILNESNISPSPVAIGYRATIYLGQWPLSYESTETSVNWEYQKINTNYTDNRGGKVPQQLHYRQEAQKSVKGGLTSKVEAADDVKEMMMLKAMDKTKLPLSFQTIVGAGTKKDQVYNIPVKKLGYLYAYSPAVSEKGKITYGEVYLVLKGKEMKIVVKNVTSQGIGAWIPVQDHVSFIFAASDRPR; from the coding sequence ATGAGTAGTGTCCAAGCTGAAGAAACAAAAGTAAAAGCTGATAATAAAAAACTGGAGGTACCGAATTCCGTTCTAGACATCTCCAAGGATAACACGTATCCAAACCCATCACAGGATGTGCCATACCTGCAGCCAAGTGAGCTGTCTCAAGAACTGATTGACTCTTCCAATGTAAAAATTGAAAACCCGAAACTGATCAAGATTTTAAATGAGTCTAACATTTCGCCTTCCCCTGTGGCAATTGGTTATCGGGCTACCATCTACCTTGGACAGTGGCCGCTTTCCTATGAATCCACGGAAACGAGCGTGAACTGGGAATACCAAAAAATTAACACCAATTACACAGATAACCGCGGTGGAAAAGTCCCGCAACAGCTTCACTATCGTCAAGAAGCTCAGAAAAGTGTCAAAGGCGGTTTGACTTCCAAAGTGGAGGCGGCTGATGATGTAAAAGAAATGATGATGTTAAAAGCGATGGATAAAACAAAGCTGCCTCTATCCTTCCAGACAATCGTTGGAGCGGGCACGAAAAAGGATCAGGTTTATAACATTCCTGTAAAAAAACTGGGTTACCTATATGCATACTCCCCGGCTGTTAGTGAGAAAGGGAAAATTACGTACGGTGAAGTCTACCTTGTGTTAAAAGGAAAAGAAATGAAAATAGTTGTGAAAAACGTGACATCACAAGGAATTGGGGCCTGGATTCCGGTTCAAGACCATGTGAGTTTCATTTTTGCAGCGTCCGATCGTCCAAGATAG
- the yfkAB gene encoding radical SAM/CxCxxxxC motif protein YfkAB encodes MKTTILPSITPSYDPWEAYLDVKEYGQMELTNVEFTTTTLCNMRCEHCAVGYTLQSKDPQALPIELLIQRLEEIPRLRSISITGGEPMMSMKSVNEYVVPLLKYAHERGVRTQINSNLTLDLARYEKIIPYLDVLHISHNWGTMDDFVEGGFAMMDRKPTYEQRAKYFERMIENSKALTAAGVIVSAETMLNKRTLPHIEHIHKQIVDEMNCQRHEVHPMYPSDFASGMEVLTLDEMRDAIHRLLDMRDENTWMLFGTLPFYPCSDNPEDRELLKRVYEAKNVTVRNDPDGRSRLNVNIFNGDIIVTDFGDTPPLGNIQTTDLPTAYEKWKDTSIAKELDCHCPAVACLGPNILVKNAYYPTTDFTVRETKLTK; translated from the coding sequence ATGAAGACAACCATACTACCATCAATTACCCCTTCCTATGATCCATGGGAAGCTTATTTAGATGTAAAAGAATACGGCCAAATGGAACTGACAAACGTAGAGTTTACAACTACGACGCTTTGTAACATGCGGTGTGAACACTGTGCAGTCGGTTACACTTTGCAGTCAAAAGACCCGCAGGCCTTGCCAATAGAATTGCTTATTCAACGCCTGGAAGAAATCCCACGTCTTCGTTCCATCAGCATCACTGGTGGTGAGCCGATGATGAGCATGAAGTCAGTGAACGAATATGTCGTACCGTTACTAAAATATGCGCATGAACGCGGTGTGCGTACGCAGATTAATTCGAACTTAACGTTAGATTTAGCCAGATACGAGAAAATCATTCCTTACCTGGATGTATTGCATATTTCTCATAACTGGGGTACGATGGATGACTTTGTGGAAGGCGGATTTGCGATGATGGACCGTAAACCGACGTATGAACAACGAGCGAAGTATTTCGAGCGTATGATTGAGAATTCGAAGGCGCTGACTGCCGCAGGTGTTATTGTATCTGCTGAAACGATGTTAAATAAACGTACCCTCCCTCATATTGAGCATATTCATAAGCAAATTGTCGACGAGATGAACTGCCAAAGGCATGAAGTGCACCCTATGTACCCAAGTGATTTTGCTAGCGGCATGGAAGTTCTGACGCTTGATGAGATGCGCGATGCAATCCATCGTCTCCTTGATATGCGTGATGAAAATACATGGATGCTGTTTGGGACCCTGCCGTTCTACCCTTGCAGTGATAATCCCGAAGATCGAGAATTACTAAAACGCGTGTATGAAGCAAAAAATGTGACGGTTCGAAATGACCCGGACGGCCGCTCTCGTTTGAATGTGAATATTTTCAACGGCGACATCATTGTTACAGACTTTGGTGACACGCCTCCACTTGGCAACATTCAAACAACAGACTTGCCAACTGCCTATGAAAAATGGAAAGATACCTCCATTGCAAAAGAATTAGACTGTCACTGTCCAGCGGTTGCCTGTCTTGGACCTAACATATTAGTGAAAAATGCGTACTATCCAACCACGGATTTCACCGTGCGCGAAACAAAATTGACCAAATAA
- a CDS encoding SE1561 family protein — protein sequence MGKATENKDSQVDYLKNRLNMFLEVVDSLDPESTDVEDIDRLIQMLDDLEGKYNQFKKDW from the coding sequence ATGGGCAAAGCAACAGAAAACAAAGATTCCCAAGTCGATTACTTGAAAAATAGATTGAATATGTTTTTGGAGGTTGTGGATTCCTTAGATCCAGAATCAACGGATGTTGAAGACATCGACCGCCTGATTCAGATGCTGGATGATTTAGAAGGGAAGTATAATCAGTTTAAGAAGGATTGGTAA
- a CDS encoding GNAT family N-acetyltransferase: MAQITLLRARLEDADQLTAMMKGTFDVEALHWLGSLDSHIVDYNIQPPGYDSIHTTRYMIEELTYYKIMADRQLVGGIILTLTGSRFGRIDRIFIDPSYQGQGFGSEVIRLVEREHPSVTTWDLETSPRQKGNLYFYEKMGFERTFETEDEVCYIKRIKTETTTAENEFESCNLEGATYYQANLANSAFSNSTLAGAHFSNINLSSSKFQNINFRDTLIADLNLSGSRVKHVEMSGVAFSDTTIEGAPVSFERCELMGTRFNNCKLGDVEINDCDISGMKIDGVSVEELLEVYRMVKKKG, from the coding sequence ATGGCACAGATTACACTTTTACGAGCAAGACTAGAAGATGCAGATCAACTGACTGCAATGATGAAAGGAACTTTTGATGTGGAAGCTCTTCATTGGCTTGGCTCGTTGGACTCACATATTGTGGACTATAATATACAACCGCCAGGCTACGATTCCATTCATACAACCCGCTATATGATAGAAGAACTTACTTACTATAAAATAATGGCGGACAGGCAACTTGTAGGTGGAATTATTTTGACGCTGACAGGCAGCCGTTTCGGCCGGATTGACCGAATTTTCATAGACCCTTCATATCAAGGGCAAGGGTTCGGTTCAGAAGTGATTCGGTTAGTAGAGAGAGAACATCCCTCTGTGACAACTTGGGATTTGGAGACTTCCCCTAGACAAAAAGGCAATCTCTATTTTTATGAAAAGATGGGCTTTGAGCGCACATTTGAAACAGAGGATGAGGTGTGCTACATCAAGCGGATTAAGACTGAAACAACTACTGCGGAAAATGAATTTGAATCCTGTAACTTGGAAGGTGCGACCTATTATCAGGCGAATTTAGCAAACAGCGCTTTCAGCAATAGCACATTAGCTGGAGCACATTTCAGTAACATAAATTTAAGCAGCTCAAAATTTCAGAACATCAATTTTCGAGATACGTTGATTGCTGACTTGAATCTTTCCGGAAGCAGGGTGAAGCATGTTGAAATGAGCGGTGTAGCGTTTAGTGATACAACTATAGAAGGTGCACCGGTAAGTTTTGAGAGATGTGAATTGATGGGGACGCGGTTTAACAATTGTAAGCTGGGTGACGTGGAGATTAACGACTGCGACATTTCCGGGATGAAGATTGATGGGGTGTCTGTAGAGGAGTTGTTAGAGGTTTATAGGATGGTTAAGAAAAAGGGATGA
- a CDS encoding fumarate hydratase, whose amino-acid sequence MNKLYESMYDLIVETSTKLPKDVRRAIAKAKLGESAGTRAAMSLATITNNITMADENVSPICQDTGLPTFKIKTPVGVNQLEIKKVIKEAIVQATKDGKLRPNSVDSLTGANSGDNLGDGVPVIKFEQWEKDYIDARLILKGGGCENKNIQYSLPCELEGLGRAGRDLDGIRKCVMHSVYQAQGQGCSAGVIGVGIGGDRTSGYELAKEQLFRSLDDENTVPELKELEEYVMENANKLGIGTMGFGGETTLLGCKVGVAHRIPASFFVSVAYNCWAYRRLGVKITPETGEINEWLYQEGEMIDFSKELAEQEEVAATSEAGEIVLEAPITEEKIRSLKVGDVVRINGRMYTGRDAIHKHLSDNDAPVDLDGQIIYHCGPVMLKDDEGKWHVKAAGPTTSIREEPYQGDIMKRFGIRAVMGKGGMGAKTLKALEEHGGVYLNAIGGAAQYYADCIKGVEGVDLMQFGIPEAMWHLNVEGFTAVVTMDSHGNSLHADVEKSSLQKLAQFKDRVFN is encoded by the coding sequence ATGAATAAATTATATGAGAGCATGTATGACTTGATCGTAGAAACCTCTACAAAGCTGCCTAAAGATGTGCGTCGTGCGATTGCGAAAGCAAAGCTTGGCGAAAGTGCCGGTACACGTGCAGCGATGTCACTTGCGACAATCACGAATAACATTACTATGGCAGATGAAAATGTGTCTCCAATTTGCCAAGACACAGGACTGCCTACATTTAAAATAAAAACACCTGTTGGCGTAAACCAACTCGAAATAAAAAAGGTAATTAAAGAAGCGATTGTTCAGGCAACAAAGGATGGGAAACTGCGCCCGAATTCTGTGGACTCTTTAACTGGTGCAAACAGCGGGGACAACCTAGGCGATGGAGTTCCTGTCATCAAATTTGAACAATGGGAAAAAGATTATATTGATGCTCGTCTTATTTTAAAAGGCGGAGGCTGTGAGAACAAGAATATCCAGTACAGCTTGCCGTGTGAGCTTGAAGGACTTGGTCGTGCGGGCCGTGACCTTGATGGTATCCGTAAATGTGTGATGCACTCTGTGTACCAGGCACAAGGACAAGGCTGTAGCGCCGGCGTTATCGGGGTTGGAATTGGTGGCGACCGTACTTCCGGTTATGAACTTGCGAAAGAACAACTTTTCCGTAGCCTTGATGATGAAAACACAGTACCTGAATTAAAAGAACTAGAAGAGTATGTGATGGAAAACGCCAATAAACTCGGTATCGGAACAATGGGCTTTGGCGGCGAAACAACTTTGCTTGGCTGTAAAGTTGGAGTTGCGCACCGTATCCCAGCAAGTTTCTTCGTATCAGTTGCTTATAATTGCTGGGCGTATCGCCGCTTAGGAGTGAAAATCACTCCGGAAACTGGTGAGATTAACGAATGGTTGTATCAAGAAGGGGAAATGATTGACTTCTCCAAAGAGTTGGCAGAGCAAGAAGAAGTGGCAGCAACTTCTGAAGCTGGTGAAATCGTTCTGGAAGCGCCGATTACGGAAGAGAAAATTCGTTCTTTAAAAGTGGGAGACGTGGTACGAATCAATGGAAGAATGTACACCGGCCGTGACGCGATCCACAAACACTTGAGCGACAATGATGCACCAGTTGATCTAGACGGTCAAATCATTTACCACTGTGGTCCCGTCATGTTGAAAGATGACGAAGGAAAATGGCATGTAAAAGCAGCTGGCCCAACGACAAGTATTCGGGAGGAGCCTTACCAAGGAGATATCATGAAGCGCTTTGGTATCCGCGCTGTTATGGGTAAAGGCGGAATGGGTGCGAAAACGTTAAAGGCGTTAGAGGAGCACGGTGGTGTGTATTTAAATGCAATCGGCGGAGCGGCACAATATTATGCGGACTGTATCAAAGGTGTGGAGGGTGTTGACCTGATGCAGTTTGGTATTCCCGAAGCAATGTGGCATTTGAATGTAGAAGGCTTTACAGCGGTAGTAACGATGGATTCGCATGGAAACAGCTTGCATGCGGATGTCGAGAAATCTTCTTTACAGAAGCTTGCGCAGTTTAAGGATAGAGTGTTTAACTGA
- the pdaA gene encoding delta-lactam-biosynthetic de-N-acetylase: protein MRKLLTILTITVVALFVIPHLCQANNYSTTTLHWGFKKSQNHEPPDAGHKYNELLRKHNAFYLGDTTKKEIYLTFDNGYENGYTEKVLDVLKEKKVPAAFFVTGYYLKDQPDLVKRMVNEGHIVGNHSWHHPDMTQVNDVRFKKELDMIKEEYKNITGLDNMTYLRPPRGTFSDRTLALANQMGYQHVFWSLAYVDWYTDQQKGWRYSYDNIMAQIHPGAILLLHTVSKDNAEAMEKVIDDLQEQGYEFKSLDHIAAQHTIPNPILLIQEN, encoded by the coding sequence ATGCGAAAATTACTTACTATCCTAACCATTACTGTTGTTGCGCTTTTTGTTATTCCGCATTTATGCCAAGCGAACAACTATTCCACAACAACCCTGCACTGGGGGTTCAAAAAGAGCCAAAATCATGAGCCACCTGATGCAGGACATAAATACAATGAACTTTTAAGAAAACATAATGCCTTTTACCTTGGAGATACAACCAAAAAAGAAATATACCTTACCTTTGATAATGGCTATGAAAATGGATACACCGAAAAAGTATTGGATGTGCTTAAAGAGAAAAAAGTACCCGCAGCTTTTTTTGTAACAGGGTATTACTTAAAGGATCAGCCTGACTTGGTTAAACGAATGGTTAATGAAGGACATATTGTAGGCAATCACAGCTGGCATCATCCTGATATGACGCAAGTAAATGATGTACGCTTTAAAAAAGAACTCGACATGATCAAAGAAGAGTACAAAAACATAACCGGGCTCGATAATATGACATACCTAAGACCGCCTAGAGGTACATTCAGCGACCGAACCTTGGCACTTGCGAACCAAATGGGCTATCAGCATGTGTTTTGGTCCTTGGCATATGTTGATTGGTACACGGATCAGCAAAAAGGCTGGAGATATTCTTATGACAACATCATGGCGCAAATACATCCTGGAGCGATACTTTTATTGCATACGGTCTCTAAGGACAATGCCGAAGCAATGGAAAAGGTGATTGATGACCTTCAGGAACAGGGATATGAATTTAAAAGTTTGGATCATATTGCTGCACAACATACTATCCCCAATCCAATATTGCTTATTCAAGAAAACTGA
- a CDS encoding DNA-3-methyladenine glycosylase family protein, translating to MVKIKINGPYDFDRVLQRLSIDPLMAIHSTERFVKVPMYQEKTPIVVKVQATGTKQNPSFELSSSATLTEKEIQHIKAIFQWDKPLQDISNHFAKTDLATIFQEHEGTPLVLDFDLYHCLMKCIIHQQVNMKFAHTLTERFVHTFGFEKEGVWFYPKPEDVAKLDYEQITALKMSRRKAEYIIDTSKLIATGDLPLYSLDNISDEEILKMLIKVRGIGPWTVQNLLLFGLGRPNLFPIADIGIQNALKKLKGLDQKPTVLQMQEWAKDWEPYLSYASLYLWRSIEPQVEELVK from the coding sequence TTGGTTAAGATAAAGATAAATGGACCATATGATTTTGACAGAGTGTTGCAACGGCTTTCCATTGATCCGCTAATGGCCATCCATTCAACAGAGCGTTTTGTAAAAGTTCCGATGTACCAAGAAAAAACACCGATAGTTGTAAAGGTACAGGCGACTGGTACGAAACAGAACCCGAGCTTTGAATTATCCAGTAGTGCAACGCTGACCGAAAAGGAAATCCAGCACATCAAGGCTATTTTCCAATGGGATAAGCCGCTTCAAGACATCAGTAACCATTTTGCCAAAACAGATCTCGCCACTATATTCCAAGAGCACGAAGGAACGCCGCTCGTACTCGATTTTGACCTGTACCATTGTTTAATGAAATGTATCATTCATCAACAGGTCAATATGAAATTTGCACATACATTGACAGAACGTTTTGTTCATACATTCGGTTTTGAAAAAGAAGGAGTTTGGTTCTATCCAAAGCCCGAAGATGTTGCTAAGCTTGATTACGAGCAAATCACAGCACTAAAAATGAGCCGCAGAAAAGCGGAATATATTATAGACACCTCCAAACTGATTGCAACTGGCGACTTGCCACTATACAGCTTGGACAACATATCAGATGAAGAAATTCTTAAAATGCTTATAAAAGTAAGAGGAATTGGCCCTTGGACTGTTCAAAACCTGCTTCTATTTGGACTCGGCAGGCCGAATCTATTTCCTATCGCAGATATTGGCATCCAAAATGCCTTGAAAAAATTAAAAGGACTCGACCAAAAGCCTACTGTTTTGCAGATGCAGGAGTGGGCGAAGGACTGGGAACCATATTTAAGCTATGCATCCCTTTATCTTTGGAGAAGCATCGAACCGCAAGTTGAGGAGTTAGTGAAATGA
- the rlmD gene encoding 23S rRNA (uracil(1939)-C(5))-methyltransferase RlmD yields the protein MKTKKPYNKQQQSNVDMKVGQTFPLTIKRLGINGEGVGYFKKQVVFVPGALPEEVVVAEVTDVKNKFAEAKIKKIRSKSPHRTTPPCPIYEQCGGCQLQHLKYDQQLTLKRDIVIQSLERHTKLNVSKLDIKPTIGMEDPWYYRNKSQFQVGKQKEKVIAGLYGANSHKLIDIDNCIVQHSATTEVTNTVKKILHDFNIPVHNEKKGQPSVRTIMTRVGFSTGEIQVVLITTDEKLPRKQLVVEEIQKRLPKVKSIMQNINGRKTSLIFGEETIHLSGEKVIQETLGDVSFELSARAFFQLNPVQTIKLYDLVKEAAQLTGKEKVVDAYCGVGTIGLWLAEGAGEVRGMDTIAESIDDAKENAKRHGYTNMKYVAGKAEKWLPRWVKEGWRPDTIVVDPPRTGLDETFMKTVLDVEPKNFVYVSCNPSTLAKDIQFLSKKYKVDWIQPVDMFPQTAHVESVVRFVLKKQ from the coding sequence ATGAAAACGAAGAAACCATATAATAAGCAACAACAATCCAATGTCGATATGAAAGTCGGACAGACTTTTCCGCTAACGATTAAGCGTCTTGGAATTAACGGAGAAGGTGTGGGTTATTTTAAAAAGCAAGTTGTGTTTGTCCCGGGTGCACTGCCTGAAGAAGTGGTCGTAGCGGAAGTGACAGATGTGAAAAACAAGTTTGCGGAAGCGAAAATCAAAAAGATCCGCAGTAAATCCCCACATCGAACTACACCGCCATGCCCGATTTATGAGCAATGCGGAGGCTGTCAACTGCAGCATCTAAAATACGATCAACAGCTGACCTTAAAGCGAGACATTGTCATTCAGTCTTTGGAACGTCATACAAAGCTGAATGTGAGTAAATTAGACATTAAACCGACCATCGGCATGGAAGATCCGTGGTATTACCGTAATAAGAGTCAATTCCAGGTTGGCAAGCAAAAGGAAAAAGTGATCGCAGGCCTTTATGGTGCCAATTCGCACAAGCTAATTGATATCGACAATTGTATCGTCCAGCACAGTGCTACAACAGAAGTGACCAACACGGTCAAAAAGATTCTGCATGACTTCAATATTCCTGTTCATAATGAGAAAAAGGGGCAACCTTCTGTTCGGACCATCATGACAAGAGTCGGTTTTTCCACAGGAGAAATTCAAGTGGTATTGATTACGACCGATGAAAAATTGCCTCGCAAACAATTAGTAGTAGAGGAAATTCAAAAACGTTTGCCAAAAGTGAAGAGCATCATGCAAAACATAAATGGCAGAAAAACCTCTCTTATTTTCGGAGAAGAAACGATTCATTTGAGCGGAGAAAAAGTCATCCAGGAAACACTTGGAGATGTATCGTTTGAGCTGAGCGCACGCGCATTCTTCCAACTCAACCCTGTCCAGACTATAAAATTGTATGATTTGGTGAAAGAAGCGGCACAATTGACAGGAAAAGAAAAAGTCGTTGATGCATATTGCGGAGTGGGAACCATCGGACTTTGGCTCGCAGAAGGCGCCGGAGAGGTTCGCGGTATGGACACCATTGCAGAATCTATTGATGATGCGAAGGAAAACGCCAAACGCCATGGTTATACCAACATGAAATATGTTGCAGGTAAAGCGGAGAAATGGCTGCCAAGATGGGTAAAAGAAGGCTGGAGACCAGATACAATAGTTGTGGATCCACCACGTACAGGCCTGGACGAAACATTCATGAAGACCGTTCTTGACGTAGAGCCGAAGAATTTCGTCTACGTATCCTGTAATCCATCCACACTTGCCAAAGATATTCAGTTCCTTAGCAAGAAGTATAAAGTGGACTGGATCCAACCTGTGGATATGTTCCCTCAAACCGCTCACGTAGAGAGTGTTGTGCGGTTTGTGTTGAAAAAACAGTAA
- a CDS encoding DUF1456 family protein, whose protein sequence is MTNNDILIRLRYALDIKDNEMVEIFQLGDIDVTKEEVQMILTKEVDSYDYDTEEEYEQALEEEEILPINNNKLESFLNGLIIFKRGRQEPKPGQPVKSPFSNEPANNILLKKVKIALSLTTEDIIDIIGEAGVTITKGELGAFLRKKGHKNYKTCMDKYARNFLKGLALKYRD, encoded by the coding sequence ATGACTAACAACGATATTCTAATCAGATTAAGATACGCACTAGATATTAAAGACAACGAAATGGTTGAGATATTTCAGCTTGGTGACATTGACGTGACAAAAGAAGAGGTTCAAATGATTCTCACCAAAGAGGTGGATAGCTATGACTATGACACTGAGGAAGAGTACGAGCAGGCTCTTGAAGAGGAAGAAATCCTTCCTATCAACAACAACAAGCTTGAGTCTTTCCTAAACGGTTTAATTATTTTCAAAAGAGGCAGACAGGAACCAAAGCCCGGCCAACCAGTCAAATCCCCATTTTCCAATGAGCCGGCAAACAATATTCTTCTGAAAAAAGTAAAGATTGCCCTTTCGTTAACAACCGAAGATATTATCGACATTATTGGAGAAGCCGGTGTGACAATAACAAAGGGCGAATTGGGTGCTTTTCTACGTAAGAAAGGGCACAAGAACTATAAAACATGCATGGATAAATACGCGAGAAACTTCTTAAAAGGTTTGGCGCTTAAATACCGCGATTAA
- a CDS encoding Gfo/Idh/MocA family protein yields the protein MKKMRVGIIGTGFGAKVHAPVMQSHPGFEVVSIASVSRGRLDEIKEETGIGKVYGNWEEMLESEELDLVSVASAPLLHHDMVVKAFASGKHVLCEKPMAFDSIEAEKMIQARDAAGKLSWINFEYRFLPARQKVKELISSGKIGKVLHVNFSLNIAGYERYATSKRGWLSQKDQAGGMLGAVGSHLIDSLLWWTDGKVESVSGQLTTHVPEFVDENGEKEIRTADDAFQAMGTFVGGGTFNIGSNIAVRHAEGWELEVYGTEGTIKMLQDNKVLVGIGNGPLEEVDIEVALSIPEGMNPVAAGYYNAFYRSLDEVYNALSGDGGNPHLPVLEDGYGVQVVMDAIRRSDEEGRTVKVEY from the coding sequence ATGAAGAAAATGAGAGTAGGTATTATTGGTACGGGATTCGGAGCAAAAGTTCATGCACCTGTGATGCAAAGTCATCCAGGGTTTGAGGTAGTGTCGATTGCAAGTGTATCCCGTGGCAGGCTGGATGAAATTAAAGAGGAAACAGGCATCGGAAAAGTTTATGGAAACTGGGAAGAAATGCTGGAGTCAGAAGAACTTGATTTGGTGTCGGTTGCTTCGGCCCCATTGTTACACCATGATATGGTGGTAAAAGCATTTGCGAGCGGTAAGCACGTTCTATGTGAGAAACCTATGGCTTTTGATTCAATTGAGGCAGAGAAGATGATACAGGCAAGAGATGCGGCTGGGAAATTGAGCTGGATCAATTTCGAGTATCGTTTCTTACCTGCAAGGCAAAAGGTTAAAGAACTCATTTCAAGTGGGAAAATTGGCAAGGTCTTGCATGTGAATTTCTCTCTGAACATTGCAGGGTATGAGAGGTATGCTACAAGTAAACGCGGCTGGCTTAGTCAAAAGGATCAAGCTGGCGGAATGCTCGGAGCAGTGGGCTCTCATTTGATTGATTCTCTATTGTGGTGGACAGATGGGAAAGTGGAGTCTGTTTCAGGTCAGCTGACCACACATGTACCGGAATTCGTAGATGAAAATGGTGAGAAGGAAATCCGAACTGCGGATGACGCTTTTCAGGCGATGGGAACATTCGTAGGCGGGGGCACTTTTAACATCGGTTCGAACATTGCTGTTCGCCATGCAGAAGGATGGGAGCTAGAAGTTTACGGAACAGAGGGCACGATTAAAATGTTGCAGGACAACAAGGTGCTTGTTGGAATTGGAAATGGTCCTTTAGAAGAAGTGGATATAGAGGTAGCTTTGTCGATACCAGAGGGGATGAATCCGGTTGCTGCTGGGTATTACAATGCTTTTTATCGCTCGTTGGATGAGGTGTACAATGCACTTTCAGGAGACGGGGGTAACCCTCATTTGCCTGTTTTAGAGGATGGGTATGGGGTGCAGGTCGTGATGGATGCAATTCGCCGTTCTGATGAGGAAGGAAGAACGGTTAAAGTTGAATATTAA
- a CDS encoding nucleoside hydrolase, which yields MKKIILFADTGIDDAIAVIYALKNPEVELKAVVAGYGNTDRDRSARNAEYLLELAGQESIPVIAGSTRPLSGEQPEYFPEIHGEEGLGPITPPIPAERFMNRTNFSQLFRIIKENQNELTIVNVGRCTSLAMAWFLSPSVMELVKETYIMGGSFLEPGNVTEVAEANFFGDPIAANFIGQNAPNLTIIPLNVTRKALITPRVVDFIDSVATTPLQQIIKPILDFYYEAYQELEPGIAGTPQHDMAAVMASLGIPELFSYTSKQVKVEYKEGYAEGLSIADFRPGVPECTGAGCVRIATEMDEGIFFVDVLRNLIRND from the coding sequence TTGAAAAAAATTATTTTGTTTGCTGATACGGGGATAGATGATGCCATTGCAGTAATCTACGCTTTGAAAAATCCCGAGGTAGAGTTGAAAGCCGTTGTTGCAGGTTATGGAAATACGGACCGTGATCGAAGCGCAAGAAATGCAGAGTATCTATTGGAATTGGCGGGTCAGGAAAGCATTCCCGTTATCGCTGGAAGTACAAGGCCATTAAGTGGGGAGCAACCGGAGTACTTCCCGGAAATTCATGGTGAAGAAGGACTGGGGCCAATCACTCCGCCCATCCCTGCAGAACGTTTTATGAATCGAACAAATTTCAGTCAGTTGTTCCGTATCATTAAAGAAAACCAAAATGAACTAACCATTGTGAATGTAGGCCGCTGTACATCGCTTGCTATGGCTTGGTTCTTGAGTCCTTCTGTGATGGAATTGGTAAAAGAAACGTATATCATGGGAGGCTCATTTTTAGAGCCGGGCAACGTTACAGAGGTAGCAGAAGCCAACTTTTTCGGAGACCCTATTGCAGCCAATTTCATTGGACAAAATGCCCCTAACCTGACAATCATCCCTTTAAATGTAACCCGCAAAGCACTCATTACACCGAGAGTCGTGGACTTTATCGACAGTGTTGCCACTACTCCGCTCCAGCAGATCATCAAACCGATTCTTGATTTCTACTATGAGGCCTATCAAGAGCTGGAACCCGGGATTGCCGGGACCCCACAGCACGATATGGCTGCAGTGATGGCAAGCCTAGGGATTCCTGAATTATTCTCTTACACGAGTAAACAGGTGAAGGTCGAATATAAGGAAGGTTATGCAGAGGGACTTTCGATTGCAGACTTCAGGCCGGGAGTACCAGAATGCACAGGTGCAGGTTGCGTGAGGATTGCAACGGAGATGGATGAAGGTATTTTCTTTGTTGATGTGCTGAGAAATTTGATTAGGAATGATTAA